One window of the Candidatus Zymogenus saltonus genome contains the following:
- a CDS encoding ABC transporter ATP-binding protein, which yields MSLIEGKGLHFSYEGNGGWVINGLDFSADPKEMVAVIGPNGSGKSTLLKLLTGILKPQRGEVRLRERPLRDYSRREISQNMALVAQEGMGDFPFTLLDVVLMGRAPYLKGFALEGKGDMEKAMWAVDVTDLSRLYRRNIQELSGGERQRAFIARALAQDTGLLFLDEPTAFLDIKHQISLLRLIRELNVKYEKTIVSVTHDINLASYFYDRIVLLSKGEVFASGTPEEVITEGNMREVYDAEITVDINPVFKRPRITISGGLMK from the coding sequence GTGAGCCTGATAGAGGGAAAGGGACTCCACTTCAGCTATGAGGGGAATGGAGGGTGGGTAATAAATGGTCTAGACTTCTCGGCCGACCCGAAGGAGATGGTCGCGGTCATCGGCCCGAACGGGTCGGGCAAGAGCACCCTCTTAAAGCTCCTGACCGGAATACTGAAACCCCAGAGGGGGGAGGTGCGCCTAAGGGAGAGGCCGCTCAGGGATTACTCGAGGAGGGAGATATCCCAAAATATGGCGCTCGTGGCCCAGGAGGGGATGGGGGACTTCCCCTTTACCCTGCTCGACGTGGTGCTGATGGGGAGGGCGCCCTACCTCAAGGGATTCGCCCTCGAGGGAAAGGGGGACATGGAAAAGGCGATGTGGGCGGTCGATGTGACTGACCTCTCCAGGCTCTACAGGAGAAATATACAGGAGCTCTCCGGCGGCGAGCGCCAGCGGGCCTTCATAGCCCGCGCCCTGGCCCAGGACACGGGGCTTCTGTTTCTGGACGAGCCTACCGCCTTTCTCGATATAAAGCACCAGATATCTCTTTTAAGGCTGATTCGGGAGCTCAACGTAAAATATGAAAAGACGATTGTCTCCGTGACCCACGACATAAATCTCGCCTCGTACTTTTACGACAGGATAGTCCTCCTCTCCAAAGGGGAGGTCTTCGCCTCCGGGACGCCGGAGGAGGTGATTACCGAGGGGAACATGAGGGAGGTCTACGATGCCGAGATAACGGTGGATATAAATCCGGTCTTTAAGAGGCCGAGAATAACTATTTCAGGAGGTTTGATGAAATAA